A window of Fragaria vesca subsp. vesca linkage group LG7, FraVesHawaii_1.0, whole genome shotgun sequence contains these coding sequences:
- the LOC101309967 gene encoding uncharacterized protein LOC101309967, translating to MSCKKHAADLTSAVGVCASCLRERLTTIIETQTRAQAQLQIQAQLSRLHSRNNGVAPEEPQKSDPNPPPALIFPRSVSPYVSRRKSDQHNRSDHDHDHDHDHSHHQRHHIRFYSTPQVGPTYDRGGSAAIGGSYRKSKPRFSLLTSLFRSRSDKFWTDPRVSSRDAIATSASSPSWFSAIFAGKRGKKSKQCFADESTVRVRSRHRRARGMSPDFTHDGCEDDGEPSASGSGDSSTPDWKRTPVHATPSRRARSGPVKNVSGLTFCLSPLVRASPNPHWNQKGMQGFPPDLGITGEIRVATKPHLSSAASFSMNRSRKLADFGRATSNR from the coding sequence ATGAGCTGCAAGAAGCACGCCGCCGACCTCACTAGCGCCGTCGGCGTCTGCGCCTCTTGTCTCCGTGAACGACTGACAACCATCATCGAGACCCAGACCCGAGCCCAGGCCCAGTTACAAATCCAGGCGCAGCTCTCCCGCCTCCACTCCCGCAACAACGGCGTCGCCCCGGAAGAACCGCAAAAGTCCGACCCGAACCCGCCACCGGCGCTCATCTTCCCCCGCTCCGTCTCCCCTTACGTTTCTCGCCGTAAATCCGACCAGCACAACCGCTCCGATCACGATCACGACCACGACCACGACCACAGCCACCACCAGCGCCACCATATCCGGTTCTACAGTACGCCCCAGGTGGGGCCCACCTACGACCGGGGAGGCTCCGCCGCTATCGGAGGCTCGTACAGGAAGAGCAAGCCGAGGTTTTCGCTCCTGACGAGCCTGTTCCGGTCCAGATCCGACAAGTTCTGGACGGATCCCAGGGTCTCGTCGCGGGACGCGATCGCGACGTCGGCGTCCTCGCCGTCGTGGTTCTCGGCCATCTTCGCCGGCAAAAGAGGGAAGAAATCGAAGCAATGCTTCGCCGACGAGTCCACGGTGCGCGTGAGATCTCGCCACAGAAGAGCGCGCGGAATGTCGCCGGATTTCACGCACGACGGCTGCGAGGACGATGGCGAACCGTCGGCGTCGGGAAGCGGAGACTCGTCGACGCCGGATTGGAAGCGGACTCCGGTTCATGCGACGCCGTCGAGGCGGGCGCGTTCGGGTCCGGTAAAGAACGTGTCGGGTCTGACGTTCTGCCTGAGCCCGCTGGTTCGGGCCAGCCCGAACCCGCACTGGAACCAGAAGGGCATGCAGGGGTTTCCGCCGGACCTTGGGATCACCGGCGAGATCAGGGTGGCGACGAAGCCGCACTTGTCTTCTGCGGCGTCGTTTAGCATGAACCGGTCGAGGAAGCTGGCCGATTTCGGTAGAGCCACTTCCAACCGTTGA